The nucleotide window CCAGGCCCCAGGCCGCGCCGATGCGGTGGCCCAGGCGGGAGGCCACCGCCCCCGCCAGGGCGAAGGAGAGCCCGGGCAGGGCCGTCAGCAGCGCGGCGGCGGGGGTGCTCATGCCCAGCGCCTGACGGATCTCGGCCAGGACGGGGCCCACCGAGGTAGCCGCCGGGCGCAGCATGAATGAGGACAGGACGATCCCCGCTGCCAGGCACCACAGCCCCAGGCGTGGGCGGAGCGGGCTGCCGACGGCGTTCACGGGCTCCGGGCTCAGCGGGCCGCGGCGCCGCCCGTGGCCAGGGCGCGGTTGATGCGCCCCGGCCAGGCCGGCCCGTTGTAGATGAAGGCCGAGTAGGCCTGGAGCAGGTCGGCTCCGGCGTCGAGCATGAGCTCGGCATCCATGATCGAGGAGATGCCCCCCACCCCGATGATCGTGGGCCCCTCCCCCAGGCGCTGGCGCAGGCGGCGCACGACCTCCAGGGCCCGGGGCAGCAGCGGGGCCCCGGACAGGCCGCCCTCCCCCAGGTCGTGGTCGATGGTGGTGTTGGTGGCCACCACCCCGTCCAGGCCCATGTCAAGCACGAGCCCGGCCACGGCGTCGATGTCCTCGTCGGCCAGGTCGGGGGCGATCTTGACCAGCAGGGGCACGCGGCGCCCGGCCGCGGCATCCGCCGCCTGGCGCACGGCGGCCAGGATCGGGCGCAGGGACTCCACGCTCTGCAGGCTGCGCAGGCCGGGGGTGTTGGGGCTGGAGACGTTGACCACGAGGTAGTCCACCCAGCGCGCCACCCGGGAGGCGCTGTAGCGGTAGTCCTCCACGGCGTCGGCCAGGGCGGTGGTCTTGGTCTTGCCGATATTGGCGCCCACGACGATGGAGCGGCCCCGCACCGTCGAGCGCAACTCGCGCAGGCGCCGGGCGGCCTCATCGGCCCCGGAGTTGTTGAAGCCCATGCGGTTGCGGATGGCGCGGGTGGCCGGGTAGCGCCACAGGCGGGGGCGCTCATTGCCCTCCTGGGCGCGGGCGGTGAAGGTGCCGACCTCGATGAAGCCGAAGCCGAGCATGTCCAGGCCCTCGACGGCCTCGCCCTCCTTGTCCATGCCCGCGGCCAGGCCCAGGATACCGGGGACCGGGCGTGACAGGGGGCCGCCCTGGCCGGCGCTGGGCACGGCGAAGGCGGGGCGGCGGCCCCACATCTGGCGCACGACGTCGCGCACGATCGGGATCCTGCTGGTGGCCCTGATGGCCCCCAGGCACATGTCGTGGGTGAGCTCGGGGTCGATGCGGGTCAGGACGGTCTTGTACAGCAGGTCGTAGAGCACCGCTCCAGGGTACCCAGGTCATCGGTGCTCACAGGCAGGCGGGTTAGGCTGGAGTCCGATCGTTTCGTCCCGATGAGGTGCACATGTCCTTCAACCGCGATATCCAACTCGACCCCAACCGCGTCTCCACGCGCTCCGGCGGTGGGCGGGGGGTGGTGGTCGGCGGTGGCTCGATCCTGACCGTCATCGCCGTGGTCCTCATCTCCCAGCTCACCGGCGTGGACCTCTCCGGACTGGTGGGGGCCCAGCAGGCCCCGGCGGGCCAGGCCACCTCCTCGACCATCGACACCTCCATGTGCACTGATGGCCAGGCGGCCAATGACTACACCCAGTGCCGCATGATTGCCACCGCCGAGTCCCTGGACGCGGTATGGGAGGGCCAGCTGCCCGCCCAGGGCGGGCCGGGCTACCGGCGCCCCGACTTCGTGCTGTGGGACGGCTCCCAGGTCAGCTCGGCCTGCGGGACGGCCTCGAGCTCGGTGGGCCCCTTCTACTGCTCGGGGGATGAGAGCGTCTACCTGGACATGACCTTCTTCTCCGACATGGAGCGCACCCTGGGCGCCAAGGACACGCCCCTGGGCCAGGAGTACATCGTGGCCCACGAGTTCGGCCACCACATCCAGCACCTCACCGGCACCATGGCGGCGGCGGACCGCTCGGGCACGGGCGCGAACTCCGACTCGGTGCGCCTGGAGCTCCAGGCCGACTGCTATGCGGGCATGTGGGTCCACTACGCCTCGACCACCCCCGACCCCGAGACCGGCCAGCCCTTCCTGGCCCGCCCCACCACCGAGGAGATCACCGGGGCGATCAATGCCGCCGAGGCCGTGGGCGACGACCACATCCAGGAGCGGCATGCGGGTCGGGTCAACGCCGACTCCTGGACGCACGGCTCCTCCGAGCAGCGGGTGCGCTGGTTCACCACCGGCATGGAGCAGGGATCGCTCCAAGCCTGCGACACCTTCAGCGTTCCCGCCGGCCAGCTCTGAGCGGCCCGCCCTGGCCGGCCCTCCTGGAGGCGCGGGCGCGTGCCACACTGGGCGCGTGCGTGTTGCGGAGATCGCCGAGCTGACCGGGACGACGGTGCGCACCGTGCGGTACTACCACTCCCTGGGACTGCTGCCGGTGCCGCCTCAGCGCGGAGGCTGGCGGGACTACGGGCTGGGCCACGTCGCCCGCCTCTCGCGCATCCGCTGGCTCGTCCAGGCCGGGGTGCCGCTGGAGTCCATCGGCCGCATCCTCAACGGCGATGCGCCGGCTGGGGGCACGGACCGGGCAGGCGGTGGCCCCCACGGTGAGCGCGCCAGCAGTGGGGGCGGCGGGAATGGCGCCCGGGGCACTGATGACCGCACCAATGCCGGCGCTGGCGGCCGCACCGATGACCATGACAGCGACGCCGCGGGGCGGGTGGCCGCCGACCTGGCGGGGGCCCTGGAGGCCGTCGAGCGGAGCCTGGCCGAGGCCACCCGTCAGCGCGAGATGCTCATCTGCCTGCTGGAGCGCGCCCGCGAGGGCCTGACGGTCTCACCCATGACGCCGCGCATGGCGGCCTTCTTCGACCGGCTGGAGGCCGCCGCCCCCGATGAGCGCACCCGGGCCGCGGTGCGCCGCGAGCGCGACGTCGTCGAGCTGGCCTGCTACCGAGGGCAGATGCCGCCCGAGGCCGAGGCCCTGTTCCTCGCCCCGCAGCCCCAGGAGGAGGCGGGCATCCTGGAGGCCTACGGGCAGGATGCCTCGGCGATGTCCGATGAGCAGATCGAGGAGCGCGTGCGCGCGAACATCAGGCGCCTGGAGTCGATGCTGGGGCCGCTGCGGGCCCGGGCCCTCGCCCGCAGCGTGGACAGGGAGGCGGTGCGGGCCTTCTTCCGCCTGGCGTCGCGGGTCGAGCCCTTCGATGCGCGCATGGGCGCGGCGATGGAGCGAGGCCTCCTGGCGGCTATTGACCGCTGGAGCGCAGAGGCCTAGAGGCACGTACTAGCGGCACTCAGGGGCGCCTCGGGGCACTACCCTGGGCGCCCTGGGCCGCCCGTTCGCGGGTGTCCCTGTTCGGGAGGGGTCGCGCGGTCGGTGGGAGCGGACCGGGGCGGGGACTTCGGGGGCCCGCCAGTTCCGATCCCCCGGGGCTCACGATGGACGTCGCTTGGCGGAAAGAGCGTCGCTTGGCGACATGGACGCCCCCTACAGGTGTCGCCTCCGTCGCCAAGTGACGCCTCGGTCGCCAAGTGACGCCCATTCTGCCCGCCCACCGCCAACCCTGGCCTGCCGCCCAGGATGGTCCCGCCTCGTGGGGAAGGACCCGCGCAGGGGGTCCGTGCCGCGTCGTCGGGCTTGCGTGTGACGCGGCGTCGCACCTGACAGTGGAGGCATGACGATCTCAGCCCTCACCTCCACCTCCTCCTCGCGCCCCTCCCCCGCTATTGACGTCTGCGGCCTGGTCAAGGCCTTCGGGCCGCTGCGTGCCCTCGATGGGCTCGACCTGAGCGTGCCGGCAGGCCAAGTCCACGGGTTCCTGGGCCCCAATGGGGCGGGCAAGTCCACCACGATCCGGGTGCTGCTGGGCATGTACCGCCGTGACGCCGGGGCTGTGCGGGTCCTGGGCATGGATCCGCGCCATGATGCCGGGGCGATCACCCGGGCCACGGCCTATGTGCCCGGGGATGTGGCCCTGTGGCCGGGGCTGACCGGGGCCCAGACGCTCGATGCGCTGGCCGGGCTGCGCGGCGGGCGGGACCGGCGGCGCGAGGAGGAGCTGGTGGAGGCCTTCAGCCTGGATCCCTCCAAGCCGGTGCGCTCCTACTCCAAGGGCAACCGGCAGAAGGTGATGCTGGTGGCCGCCCTGGCCGCGCCCTGCGAGCTGCTCATCCTCGATGAGCCCACCAGTGGCCTGGATCCGCTGCAGTCGGAGGTGTTCATGCGCTGTGTGCGCCAGGTGGCCGATAAGGGCCGCACGGTGCTCCTGTCCAGCCACATCATGGCCGAGGTGGACCGCCTCTGCGATGCGGTGACGATCATCAAGGATGGCCGGGCCGTGGAGTGCGGGCCGCTGGCGCAGCTGCGCCACCTGCGCGCCTCACGCCTGGCCTGCCTGCTGCCACCGGGCACGGTCCTGGCATGGGAGCGCGCCGTCGGCCGGGGGCGCCCGGAGCCGCCCCGCCCGGGGTGCCCGGAAAGGGCGGGGCACCGTCGCGACGGCGCGATGGTGGGCGGGTGGCGCGGCCGGCTCGCGCGCCGGCTCCAGCGGCGGCCCGGGGGCGGGGAGCCCGCCGGGGCGTTGCCCAGGGCCGCATCTCAGCCGGCGGGCACAGCAGGGTGTGCAGGCGCAGCGGAGTCAGCATCGGGCTGGGCCCTGCCCCAGCCCGATGCGCGGGGCCGTTTCGCCGCCTCGGTGCCCGCCGAGCAGGTCGCTGCGGTCCTGGCGGTGCTCCTCCAGGCCGGGGCCCGGGAGCTGACCTGCTCCCCGGTCGCCCTCGATGAGGTCTTCCTGGAGCACTACGAGGTGGCGGCGCGATGAGCACCCCCTCCCCCTCTGTGCCCTCTGTACCCTCTGTGCCACTCGCCGCCTCGCCCGCCCCGCCGCAGGCCCTGCCGTCCCTGCCCGCCGGGTCCGTGGCCCCGATGTCGAGAGCCTCCTCAGGCGCGGTATCGGGTCGGGCGCGATGCACAGCGCCGGACCATGCGGTGCGCAGTATGGCGCACCGGCCGGCCCGTGGGGCGGCGACCGCCCTGCGCGCCGCCTGGCTCTCGGTGCGCCAGGAGCGGGCGTGGCTGGTGGCACTGCCGGCGGTGACGGCGGCGCTGACGGCGCTGCTCTGCCCGGGCTATGGCGATACCTACAGCACCCCGGAGGATCTGGTGGCGGCCGTGGCCTCGGCCCAGGGATCTGCGACCTTGCGCCTGCTCTACGGCACCCTGCCCGAGGCGGCCGGCGTCGTCCAGATCGCCGTGTGGGAGCTGGGGGCGCTGACCTGCCTCATACTGGGCGTGGTCATCAGCCTGCGCGCCGTGGCCCGCTCACGGGGCGATGAGGACCTGGGACGGGCCGAGTTGCTCCATGCCGCGGGCGCGGGGCCCGGCATGCGCCTGGCCGGCCAGGGCCTGGCACTGGCCCTGGAGTGCCTGCTGCTGGGGGCCGGCGCGGGGGCGGGCCTGCTGGCGCTCGATGGGGTCGGGGGCTCCGACGCCGCCACCTATGGGGCCGCGGTGGCGGGGACCTGCCTGGCACTGGTGTGCCCGGCCCTGCTGGTGGCCCAGCTCGTCCAGGACGCCGCCGGGGCGCGGGGCCTGGCCCTCCTGGTACTGGCCCTGGCCTTCCTCGGCTCCGGACTGGATGCCGCCAAGGACTGGCACTGGGCGGGGTGGGCCTCGCCCTTCGGCCTGCGCGCCGCGATGGACCCCGGCGGTGAGAACGACTGGGCCCCCTGGCTGTGGGCGGCCGGCGGAGGCGCGATGCTGCTCGCCGCCACAGCGGCGGTCACCGGGCGCCGGGACCTGGGCCTGGGGGCGCTGCGCTTCCCCCGGCCCGGGGCGGGGCGCCGGCTGCGCGTGTCCGGGCCGGTGGGCCTGGCCCTGGAGCTGGCCTGCGGCCAGTGCCTGGCGTGGGCCGCGACCACCGCCGTGGTCACCGGGCTCCTGGTATCCATGGGCGAGGGCGTGGTGGAGCTGGCCCGTCAGGGCAGTATCGCCGGTGACAGCCCGCTCGTCTCCCTCCTGGAGGGCGCGGATGCCGGACAAGCCTTCCTGGCCTATACCGGGGCTCTCACAGGGGCCTTGACAGCGGCCGAGGCGGTCGGCCTGGTCAGCCGGTACGGCCTGGATGAACTGGCCGGGCGCCTGGAGGCGGCCCGCTCCACCGGTAGCCGTCCCGGCCGCCTGCTGGCGGCCTGGTGGGTCACCGCCTGCCTGGGGGCCGGGGTGGCCCTGGCCGCGGGCTGCCTGGCGGCGGGGATGGTGGGCGCCTCCGCCCTGGGCACTGGTGCCGGGGATGCGCTGCGCCTGGTGGGTGGGCAGTGGCCTGCTGCGGCCGCGGCGGCGGGAGTGGGTGCTGCCCTGTGCGGGTGGGCGCCGCAGTGGCGAGGCCTGGCCTGGCTGCCGGTCCTGGTGGGCCTCGGCATCGCCCAGCTGGGCGGGGTCATGGGCCTGCCGCAGGAGGTCAGGGACGCTGCGCCTTTCGCCCAGGCCGGCGAGGCGGGCTGCCTGTGGCTGGTGGCCATCGCCGTCGTGGGTCTGGCTGCCGGGATGCTGGGGGCTGAGCGCCGCGATATCGCCCTGTCCTCGCAATGTCACCGCTCTGGAGGCAGATGGGCCCCCTGAGTGGGGGCGCATCTGCGCCCAGAGGGGCAAGACCGCGAACGGTGCGGCAGGGCGTCACCGGTGGGGCTTGCGTGCGACGCGACGTCACACCTGAGGATCGGATCATGAGCACGACAGCGTTGATCATCGTGGAGTCCTGCTTCGGGAGCACCCACGCCCTGGCCGAGCAGGTGGCCATGGGCCTGGGCCGGGAGGGGGTGGAGACGGAGCTCATGCCCGCCGCCCAGGCACCGCCCCGGATCAGTGACCGCATCGGGCTGCTCGTCCTGGCCGCCCCCACCCACAACCGGGGCCTGCCCACCCCGGCCTCACGCCGTCAGGCCATGGACAGGGGCGCCAGCGCCGTGGACAGCGGCATCCGGGAGTGGCTGGAGGCGGCGATCATCCCCCAGGGCATGCGCGTGGCCGCCTTCGATACCGTCACACGGCGCGGCTGGCTCCACGGCTCGGCCGCCAGGAGCATCGCCAAGGCCCTGAGCGGCAGGCGTCCGCGGGTCGCCGCCACCAGCTTCCTGGTCGACTCCCGGGGGCCGGTGGCCGGGCAGGAGCAGGAGGCGCGCACCTGGGGACGCACCATCGCCTCCGCGCTCCGGCCCCACTAGAGCGGATTCGCGCCCCCGCCAGGGGCGGATCCGCGCCCAAGAAGGAGAGCCGCAGAGCGCAGCAGGCAGGGGCTAGGTGTAGCGCCACTGGCGCATGTCCTCGTTGTAGACCTCGACGATCCGGGGGTGAAGGAGTGTGGAGGCAGGCATGGACATGGTCACCGCAGGGTGGTCGAGCAGGATGAAGCGCAGCAGCTCCGGGTCCTGATAGGCCAGCCCCCGCGGCAGTGCGCCGGTCAGCAGCAGATCGGGCCTGCGGGTGGACAGCACGAAGCCCCACTCCCCGAAGGAGGGCACATTGATGCTGAAGGGGTAGGTGGTGCGCCCCGGCTGGGCGGCCGCCACGGTGCTGTCCACCGTGGAGAAGGCCCTGGGGGAGAAGAACGAGGAGGTCGCCTGGGTCACCATCACCCCGTCGTCGGAGAGCAGCTGCTCGACCTGCCGGTAGAACTCCACCGAGTAGAGCTTGGCCAGCCGCTCATTGGAGGGGTCGACCAGGTCGATGAGCACCACGTCGTAGTCCTGCCGGCCCGCCTCACCCTCCCCGCCCTGCGAGCCCCCCGCGCCCTCAACGCCTCGCGCGTCCCGGGCACCCCGGGCCTCCTGGGCACGCCGTCCGGCCTCGGAGGTGAAGGCGAAGGCGTCCTGGTTGACCACCTCGACCCGGGGGTCGGACAGGGCGTCGCCGTTGCTCTCGCGCAGCAGGCGGTTGGTGCGCGACAGCGCCGTCATGCGCGGATCGATATCCACCAGGGTGAGGCGCTCCAGTCCCGGGTAGCGCAGGACCTCGCGGGCCAGCAGCCCATCTCCACCGCCCAGGATGAGCACCCTGGCGGGCTCCTCCACGGAGGTCATCGCACTGGCTGAGAAGGTCTCGTGGTAGCGGGCCTCATCCAGGCTGGAGAACTGGAGCTGACCGTTGAGGTAGAGGCGAAGATCCTGCCTGTACTGGGTCAGGACGATCCTCTGGTAGGCGGTCTGCTCGTAGTAGACCACCGGATCCCCATAGGTGCGGGCATCAATGCCTCGCTCCAGGCGATCGGCCCCCAGGAACAGGCCGGTCAGCGCCACCGCGGCGGCCACGCCTGCCACCAGGACCCGGCGCGGCGTGCCCACCTGGATGAGCACCACCATGGCCACCAGCACATTGAGCGCCCCCACCAGGTAGGCCCCGCGCATGAGCCCCAGCTGGGGCAGGAGCACCAGGGGGAAGACGAGGGAGGCCGCCAGCGCCCCGAAGTAGTCCAGGGCCAGGACCCTGCTGACCAGCTCCACCGAGGAGGCCCTGCCGAAGCGCTGGAAGGTCCGCACCAGCAGGGGGATCTCCGCGCCGATGAGCACCCCGATCACCAGGCTGATCGCCCCGAAGACCCACCAGTGGATGTCGGTCAGGCCGAAGGCCGCATACAGGGCGAGCACCGAGTTGCCGCCCACCAGGCCCAGGACGATCTCGTTGACCGCAAAGACCACGGCCGGGTCGCGCCTGACGCGGTTGACCAGCAGCGAGCCGATCCCCATCCCGAACAGGGTGATGCCCATGGCCAGGCTGAAGCTGAGCACCGAGTCGCCGATGAGGTAGGAGGCCGCCGTGCCCAGGATGAGCTCGTAGATGAGGCCGCCCACGGCCACCAGCAGCGCCGCGGCGAACAGGGCCGCGTTCTCCCGCCGGCCATGAGCCGATCGGCCCGCGCGGCCTGCACGCTCATCCCCGCCCTCGCGGTCCGAGCGATCCGCGCGGTGCGCCCGCCCCCGGTCAGCGACACCGCCCGGCTCTCCACCCCCGAGGCGCCCAGGCGGGCGGCCAGCTGCTCGCCCAGGGCGTCGATGGCCTGCCGGCTCATGGCCTTGCAGCTGGTGAGGGTCACGTAGGCCCGGCCTGTCTCGGGCCAGGTGTGGGCGGCGATATGGGACTCCGAGAGCAGGACGACGGCGCTCAGCCCCTGGGGCTCGAAGGAGTGGTGGGTGGCGGCCACCGCCGTCAGGCCCGCCGATACGGCAGCCTCGACCAGTGCGGCATGCACCAGGCCGGGTCATTGAGCGGGCCGTGCGGGGCGCCGTGGAACCCGTAGGTCACGGAGCAGATCCCGGCGCGCATGCGTGGAACAGTAGCACCACCGCACCCGCAGCGCGCCGGCCGGCCGCGACCTGGCGGTGGGGCGCTCAGACGTTGAAGCCCAGGGCTCGCAGCTGCTCGCGGCCCTCGGGGGTGATCTTGTCCGGGCCCCACGGCGGCAGCCACACCCACTGGATGCGCACCTGGTCGGCGAGGCCCACCAGGGCCTGCTGGGCCTGCTCCTCGATGACGTCGGTCAGCGGGCAGGCGGCCGTGGTCAGGGTCATGTCCAGCACCACGGTGCCCTCGGGCTCGATGGACACCCCGTAGAGCAGGCCCAGGTCCACCACGTTGATGCCCAGCTCGGGGTCGATGACGTCGCGCAGGGCCTCCTCGACCGCTGCCGCATCCACCTGGGCCTGCCCGACGGCGCCGGCGGGCAGGTGCTGGGCCGCCATGGGGTTGGCCGCCTCCGCAGGGGCTGCAGGGGCTGGGGAGGCTGCAGGGGTCGTGGTGCCGTCCGGGCCTGCGCCCGGGGTGTGCTCGTTCATGTCTTCTCCTTGGGGGCGGTGCGGGGAGTCAGGAGCCGGAGGGCTCGACGGCGGGCAGGGCGGTGCCGGACTTGGCCAGGGCGTCCTTGAGGGCCATCCAGCCCAGCAGGGCGCACTTGACGCGGTTGGGGTACTTCGAGGTCCCCTCGAAGGCGGCGGCGTCCTCAAGGTCATCGAGGACCGCCTCGTCCACTCCCCGGCCGCGCGAGTGCATGAGCTCGTTGAACTCCGCCTCCAGTCGGGCCACGGTAGCCAGGTCGGCGCCGGTGACCAGGTCGTGCATGACGGAGATGGAGGCCTGGGAGATGGAGCAGCCCTCCCCCTGCCAGCCCACGGCCACGATCCGCCCGTCGCGGACGCTGACCCCCAGGGTCACCTCATCCCCGCAGGTGGGGTTGACCTGGTGGCTGGTGGCATCGGGGGCCTCCAGGGCGCCGCAGCCGTGGCGCTCCCGGGAGTGGTCGAGGATGACCTGCTGGTAGAGCTGATCGAGCTCGTTCATGCTCACCTCTGGAAGTAGCGCCGGACGTCGGTGACGGCCGACAGGAAGCGGTCGACCTCCCCCACAGTAGAGCAGGGCCCCAGGGATGCTCGAGAGGAGGCGTGGATGCCGGCATGGGCGTGGATGGGCTGGGCGCAGTGGTGGCCGGTGCGCACGGCGACCCCGGCGGCGTCCAGGACCTGGCCGACGTCGTGGGGGTGGACGCCCTCGATGGTGAAGGCCACCACGCCCAGGCGCTCGCGGGTGTCGTGGGGGCCCAGGATCCGGACCCCGGGGGTGCGCTCCAGGCCCTCCAGGAGCCGGCCGGCCAGGAGCGTCTCGGTGGCGTGGAGCCGGCCCAGGCCGATGCGCCCCACGTAGTCCACGGCGGCATGCCAGCCGGCGGCCTGGGCCAGGGGCTGGCTGCCGGCCTCGAAGCGGGCCGGGCCGCTCATGTAGGTGGAGGAGGTCATGGTCACCACCTCGATCATGGATCCGCCGGTGAGCACGGGGGGCATGGCCTCCAGGAGCTCCTCGGTGGCCACCAGCGCCCCGATGCCGGTGGGCCCGCACATCTTGTGGCTGGACAGGACCATGGCGTCCACGCCGGCGGCGGCCAGGGCCGCGAAGTCCAGGGGCAGGTGGGCGGCGGACTGGCAGGTGTCCAGCACCACCAGGGCGCCCGCCTCCCTGGCCCGCGGCAGGATCCGCTCCAGGGGCGTGATGGCCCCGGTGACATTGGAGGCGTGGGTCAGGGCCACCACCCGGGTGCGCTCGCTGATGACGCCCAGGGTGCCCAGGTCGATACGGCCCTGGGGGTCCAGGTCGAGCCAGCGCAGGGCCGCCCCGGTGCGGGCGCACAGCTCCTGCCAGGGCACGAGGTTGGCGTGGTGCTCGGCGCGGCTGACGACGACCTCGTCGCCCGGGCCGATGGCCAGGCGGCGGGCGGGATCGGCCGCATCGCGCGTGAGTGCCCCGCTGGCGGCGCCCCGGCCCGCCGAGGCGTGCCCGATGGCCAGGGCCACCAGGTTGAGGGCCTCGGTGGCGTTCTTGGTGAAGACCAGCTCCCCGGGCCGGGCCCCCACGAAGCCGGCCACCGCCTCGCGGGCGTCCTCCCAGGTGGCGGTGGCCTCGTCGGCCAGCTGGTAGGTCGAGCGCCCGGCCGCCCCGTTGGAGCGGAGATAGAAGTCCTCCTCGGCGGCGATGACGCCCCTCGGCTTCTGGCTGGTGGCGGCCCAGTCCAGGTAGGCCAGGGGCTCGCCGTTGCGGGCGGGGCGCTCCAGGTAGGGGAAGTCGGCGCGGATGCCCTCGATCTCCTGGGCGCTGAGCGGCTCAGGGGCGCGGGCCGCCGGGGCGCCCGGGTGCGGGGTGGAACGGGTCATCTGCTGCCTTCCGGATCGTGGGCTCGTGGTGCCGGGCTCAGGGGCGGGGCCGGTGGGCCCCGCCCCGGGCGGCCTCAACGCAGGTAGCGGTCGTAGCCCTCCTCCTCCAGGCGGTCGGCCAGGTCGGGGCCGCCCTCCTCGGCCACGCGCCCGTCGACGAAGACGTGGACGAAGTCGGGCTTGATGTAGCGCAGGATGCGCGTGTAGTGGGTGATGAGGAGGAAGCCCGCGTCGGACTCGTCGTGGAGGCGGTTGACGCCCTCGGAGACGATGCGCAGGGCATCGACGTCCAGGCCGGAGTCGGTCTCGTCCAGGACGGCGAAGCGGGGCCGCAGCAGCTCCATCTGGAGGATCTCGAAGCGCTTCTTCTCCCCCCCGGAGAAGCCGGTGTTGACGTCGCGCTGGGAGAAGGCGGGGTCGATGCGCAGGCGCTCCATGGCGGCATTGACCTCGCCCACCCACTGGCGGACCTTGGGGGCCTGTCCGTCGATGGCGGTCTTGGCGGTGCGCAGGAAGTTGGCCACTGTCACTCCGGGGACCTCCACGGGGTACTGCATGGCCAGGAACAGGCCCGCCCGGGCGCGCTCGTCCACGCTGAGCTCGAGCAGGTCGACGCCGTCGAGCAGGACCTGGCCCTCGGTGATCTCGTAGTCGGGGTGGCCGGCGATGGAGTAGGCCAGGGTGGACTTGCCCGAGCCGTTGGGGCCCATGATGGCGTGCACCTGGTTGGACTCGATGGTCAGGTCCGCGCCCTTGAGGATGGGCTTGGGGCCGTCATTGGTCTCCACCTGGACGTGGAGGTTCTTGATCTGCAGGGTGCTCATGAGTGTTCTTTCAGGTCTTGGGTCAGGGGTGGTCTGGGGTGTCTCAGTCCTGCGGCGACTGACGCGCCTCGATGACGCCGGTGAGCTCCAGCTCGTGCTCGATGGCGCTCATGAGGCGCTCCTCGACCTCGGGCACGCCGATCTCGGCGACGATCTCGTTGAAG belongs to Actinomyces capricornis and includes:
- the sufC gene encoding Fe-S cluster assembly ATPase SufC gives rise to the protein MSTLQIKNLHVQVETNDGPKPILKGADLTIESNQVHAIMGPNGSGKSTLAYSIAGHPDYEITEGQVLLDGVDLLELSVDERARAGLFLAMQYPVEVPGVTVANFLRTAKTAIDGQAPKVRQWVGEVNAAMERLRIDPAFSQRDVNTGFSGGEKKRFEILQMELLRPRFAVLDETDSGLDVDALRIVSEGVNRLHDESDAGFLLITHYTRILRYIKPDFVHVFVDGRVAEEGGPDLADRLEEEGYDRYLR